The following are encoded in a window of Planctomycetaceae bacterium genomic DNA:
- a CDS encoding glycosyltransferase family 9 protein, translated as MTKDDDDDILKLLSTAEADADRQATRALIIQPGAIGDCVLTLPVAEFIKKTFKIGTVAMLGRSHYMLYMPTRSCIDNVRDLDSIEMHRLFVPHKDFELQDDDPLITAFSGYQHIFNFLAASGSDFERNLIFTANCSNSVEVTSLPLKPPADCKHHITKFYIDTIANSCSHYIHRKPTLNTMGKKKYLKPIKSDLAAGREIIESYGIKKKYRPAVIHPGSGGVKKCWNIDNFYLLAEELLDAGESVIFLLGPAEQERLSRKVFDRLSVLAPVAIETSLSRTFQILSCAGCFVGNDSGISHIAAATGLPTITCFGPTDPTIYAPVGPKVKTFKLKESDFTHPCPSAVEQVSRAALKFLSS; from the coding sequence ATGACCAAAGATGATGACGATGACATTCTGAAACTGCTCTCGACCGCAGAGGCCGATGCCGACAGGCAGGCAACACGTGCGCTGATAATTCAGCCCGGCGCGATAGGCGATTGCGTGCTGACGCTTCCGGTCGCGGAGTTTATTAAAAAAACTTTCAAAATTGGAACAGTCGCGATGCTCGGCAGAAGTCATTATATGCTTTATATGCCGACAAGAAGCTGCATAGACAACGTGCGGGATTTGGATTCAATAGAAATGCACAGACTCTTTGTGCCGCATAAAGATTTTGAATTGCAGGATGACGACCCGCTGATAACAGCCTTTTCGGGCTATCAGCATATTTTCAATTTTCTCGCCGCGTCAGGCAGTGATTTCGAACGTAATTTAATTTTCACGGCAAATTGCAGCAACTCCGTCGAAGTTACCTCCCTGCCGCTCAAACCGCCTGCCGACTGTAAACATCATATAACAAAATTTTATATCGATACGATTGCCAACTCCTGCTCGCATTACATTCATCGCAAACCGACACTGAACACGATGGGCAAAAAAAAATATCTCAAACCGATAAAATCAGACCTTGCCGCAGGCAGAGAAATTATCGAGTCCTACGGCATCAAAAAGAAGTATCGCCCCGCCGTGATTCACCCCGGCAGCGGAGGCGTAAAAAAATGCTGGAACATAGACAATTTTTATCTGCTCGCAGAAGAATTACTCGATGCGGGCGAAAGCGTAATCTTTTTGCTCGGACCGGCAGAACAGGAACGCTTGAGCCGAAAGGTTTTCGACCGGCTTTCAGTTCTTGCTCCGGTCGCAATCGAAACTTCGCTTTCACGCACATTCCAGATTTTATCCTGCGCGGGCTGTTTTGTCGGCAACGACAGCGGAATATCTCATATCGCCGCGGCGACAGGACTGCCGACAATCACATGCTTCGGGCCTACCGACCCGACCATTTATGCCCCTGTCGGCCCTAAAGTGAAGACTTTCAAACTGAAAGAATCCGATTTTACGCACCCTTGTCCAAGTGCCGTCGAGCAGGTCAGCCGGGCAGCACTGAAATTCTTAAGTTCTTGA
- the mnmA gene encoding tRNA 2-thiouridine(34) synthase MnmA, with the protein MESLGILTKGKKVFIAVSGGVDSAAAAGLLIEAGYDCNAVFMIIHDYAQQHCADAQKIADDLGIPFEALDLREDFKIVLDYFSGQYKQARTPNPCVFCNRNIKFGKFFDYARSKGADFFATGHYVSIRHDQHNPSADNLCAADTEKDQSYALAMIHRNVLPHLLFPLGDFANKEQTRQTAEKFGIAVSQKADSQEICFIPDNDYAGTLERISPEVVRAGKIIDSAGKVLGEHSGIHRFTIGQRRGVRVAMGTPWYVTKLDAATNTVVLGPADELTHKSLLASNPNWLVDTPKEPFAAKIKIRYNHKAVSGTVFPQGDTVKVTFDQPLRAITPGQAVVFYVDSPYGAKLAGGAWIDEAVN; encoded by the coding sequence ATAGAGAGTTTGGGAATTTTGACAAAAGGCAAAAAGGTTTTCATAGCGGTAAGCGGAGGCGTTGACAGCGCAGCCGCAGCCGGGCTGCTTATTGAAGCCGGGTACGATTGCAACGCTGTTTTTATGATTATCCACGATTACGCGCAACAGCATTGCGCCGATGCGCAGAAAATCGCCGACGACCTCGGCATTCCGTTCGAGGCACTGGATTTGCGGGAGGATTTCAAGATCGTTTTGGATTATTTCAGCGGTCAGTACAAACAGGCACGCACGCCCAATCCGTGTGTATTTTGCAACCGCAATATAAAATTCGGCAAATTTTTCGATTATGCCCGCAGTAAAGGCGCTGACTTTTTCGCTACAGGTCATTACGTTTCAATACGTCACGACCAACATAACCCATCCGCCGACAACCTTTGCGCAGCCGATACAGAAAAAGACCAGTCTTATGCACTGGCTATGATTCATAGAAATGTTCTTCCGCATTTGCTTTTCCCGCTCGGCGATTTCGCAAACAAAGAACAGACGCGGCAAACCGCGGAAAAATTCGGCATTGCCGTAAGCCAAAAAGCCGATTCACAGGAAATATGTTTTATTCCCGATAATGATTACGCAGGCACATTGGAACGAATCAGTCCGGAAGTTGTGCGGGCAGGCAAAATCATCGACTCGGCCGGCAAAGTACTCGGCGAACATTCAGGGATTCATCGTTTTACCATCGGTCAGCGAAGAGGTGTACGGGTCGCAATGGGTACGCCGTGGTATGTAACGAAACTCGACGCGGCGACAAATACCGTTGTGCTTGGGCCGGCGGATGAACTGACTCACAAATCGCTGCTCGCTTCCAATCCGAACTGGCTTGTCGATACTCCGAAAGAACCATTTGCGGCGAAAATAAAAATAAGATACAATCACAAAGCTGTAAGCGGAACAGTTTTTCCGCAGGGCGATACGGTTAAAGTTACTTTCGACCAGCCGCTTCGAGCAATAACGCCGGGGCAGGCTGTTGTTTTTTATGTCGATTCTCCGTACGGGGCAAAACTCGCCGGCGGCGCGTGGATAGATGAAGCCGTGAATTAA
- a CDS encoding tetratricopeptide repeat protein: MKIGFTFLFLAVLAVLPCDGVVRSSSSSYYPNSIEEVLKLDNDDIDLAASVLLVSKRWNNQLNTVYYMNMIDRLANEVSEKVGTNAGNYKTCQAVSDLLFRKMGFKAIDNADNPDDLFLNTVIDNKRGYCLSLSILYLSVGEKLGLPLYGVVAPGHFFVRCDDGHTRFNIETTQLGVNPPDAHYIEKFNIPDNGSQGVYMRNLTKKETIGCLFNNLANVYMNKEQVEYAFYYQKLSVALTPMLAEARTNLGNIYLRKNMTDLAIEQYKTALEINPSDAKTYHNLGNAYRKKGILDAAIKQYMTALHLDPNYIETYKGLAWAYHSQGLDDKAIAYLKTAANIDNRDADVYIALGSIYRDQKKWDNAISSYRRALILKTDSADAAYGLGCVFFQKEMYYEALEQYRTAVYYQPLNANAHMGLALVYNKLNWPEEEIQAYKNAINADANFAGAYQNLANIYMARKQYDAAAEYYEAAIKLNPKDADVYFNLAVSYSAREIYEPAKEYYLKAIEQRWNFPAAHNNLAVTLYTLGKYPQALNHVKIAKQQGYKVSEDLLNQLNKLVMEKQ; encoded by the coding sequence ATGAAGATTGGATTTACATTTCTGTTTCTTGCAGTTTTGGCTGTTTTGCCGTGCGACGGAGTTGTGCGCAGCAGCAGCAGCAGCTATTATCCCAATTCCATCGAAGAGGTTCTCAAACTCGACAATGACGATATCGACCTTGCGGCAAGCGTGCTGCTGGTCAGCAAACGCTGGAACAACCAGCTAAATACCGTTTATTATATGAATATGATAGATCGACTGGCGAACGAAGTTAGCGAAAAAGTCGGAACAAACGCAGGCAATTACAAAACCTGTCAGGCCGTCAGCGATCTTTTGTTCCGCAAGATGGGTTTTAAGGCAATCGATAATGCAGACAATCCTGACGATTTGTTTTTGAACACCGTCATTGACAACAAAAGAGGCTACTGTTTGAGCCTGTCGATTCTGTATCTTTCGGTCGGCGAAAAACTCGGCCTGCCATTATACGGAGTCGTAGCGCCGGGACATTTTTTTGTCCGCTGCGATGACGGCCATACTCGTTTCAATATCGAAACAACACAACTCGGCGTAAATCCGCCAGATGCTCATTATATCGAAAAATTCAACATTCCCGATAACGGCTCGCAAGGCGTTTATATGCGGAATCTCACGAAGAAAGAAACTATCGGCTGTCTGTTCAATAATCTTGCGAATGTTTATATGAACAAAGAGCAGGTTGAGTACGCTTTTTATTATCAAAAACTTTCCGTTGCGCTGACGCCAATGCTTGCCGAGGCAAGAACGAATCTGGGCAATATCTACCTTCGCAAGAATATGACCGACCTTGCAATCGAGCAGTATAAAACAGCTCTTGAAATAAATCCATCGGATGCGAAAACATATCACAATCTCGGCAACGCATACCGCAAGAAGGGAATTTTAGACGCGGCGATCAAGCAATATATGACCGCACTGCATCTCGACCCAAATTACATCGAGACTTACAAAGGTTTGGCGTGGGCATATCATTCGCAAGGACTGGACGACAAAGCCATCGCATATTTGAAAACTGCGGCAAATATTGACAACCGCGACGCCGACGTTTATATAGCTCTTGGCAGTATATACCGCGACCAAAAAAAATGGGATAACGCAATATCGAGTTACAGGCGTGCACTGATTCTTAAAACAGACTCGGCTGACGCGGCTTATGGGCTTGGCTGTGTGTTTTTTCAGAAGGAAATGTATTACGAGGCGCTTGAACAATACCGTACCGCTGTTTATTATCAGCCTTTGAACGCTAACGCACATATGGGACTTGCATTGGTTTATAATAAACTCAATTGGCCGGAAGAAGAAATTCAGGCGTATAAAAACGCGATAAACGCCGATGCTAATTTTGCCGGCGCATACCAGAATCTGGCGAATATTTATATGGCACGCAAGCAATACGACGCGGCGGCTGAATATTATGAGGCAGCAATAAAACTCAATCCCAAAGACGCAGATGTTTATTTCAATCTGGCGGTTTCATATTCGGCAAGAGAGATATATGAACCTGCGAAAGAATATTATTTAAAAGCAATCGAACAACGATGGAACTTCCCGGCTGCGCATAATAATCTTGCCGTTACGCTGTATACTTTAGGCAAATATCCACAGGCACTCAATCACGTGAAAATCGCCAAACAGCAGGGTTATAAAGTTTCAGAAGATTTACTGAACCAGTTGAATAAACTTGTTATGGAAAAACAATAG
- a CDS encoding DUF167 domain-containing protein yields MSENSINFAEKDGRIIFNIKVVPGSSKTIVAGLYNGMLKVRLAAPPEKGKANQALIELLAEKFNIPKNSIAIISGQTSKVKKVTMPATSEAKETLRKLKIKD; encoded by the coding sequence ATGTCTGAAAATTCCATTAATTTCGCCGAAAAAGACGGACGAATAATTTTTAATATTAAGGTCGTTCCCGGCAGCAGCAAAACAATAGTCGCGGGACTTTATAATGGAATGTTAAAGGTCAGGCTTGCGGCTCCGCCGGAAAAAGGGAAAGCCAACCAGGCACTAATCGAATTGCTGGCTGAAAAATTTAATATTCCGAAAAACTCTATCGCTATTATATCGGGACAAACGTCAAAAGTTAAAAAGGTTACGATGCCGGCGACGTCGGAAGCAAAAGAGACGTTACGAAAATTAAAAATCAAAGATTAA
- a CDS encoding dihydroorotate dehydrogenase: MAIDISINLGSVKLKNPLMTASGTCGYVDELDDFMDINQLGGYITKSISMQPRMGNDVPRIVETDSGMLNAIGLANIGVEKFIAEKVPMMERYKTPFFVNIAGREIEDYVAVADKLSQCKQIAGMELNISCPNVKQGGITFGTDPAVVKQITCEVKKVVRDKILIVKLTPNVTNISTIAKVAVDNGADALSLINTFTAMVIDIETRKPVLANRTGGLSGPAIRPIAVYLVNKVYNEVAKPANIPLIGGGGIRTASDALEFIIAGATAVTIGTASFINPDCASKIPAGIKDYCQRHNISSIAELIGSLK; the protein is encoded by the coding sequence ATGGCAATAGATATTTCAATTAATCTCGGTTCGGTGAAGCTTAAGAATCCGCTGATGACGGCTTCGGGCACGTGCGGCTATGTTGACGAGCTTGACGATTTTATGGATATAAACCAACTTGGCGGCTATATTACAAAAAGCATTTCTATGCAGCCGAGGATGGGCAATGACGTGCCGCGAATAGTGGAAACTGATTCTGGAATGCTCAACGCGATTGGTCTGGCTAACATCGGCGTTGAAAAATTTATAGCGGAAAAAGTGCCGATGATGGAGCGGTATAAAACGCCATTTTTTGTAAATATCGCGGGGCGTGAAATCGAAGATTATGTCGCGGTTGCGGATAAACTTTCGCAGTGCAAACAGATAGCGGGAATGGAACTGAATATAAGCTGCCCGAACGTCAAACAAGGCGGAATTACGTTCGGAACCGACCCTGCGGTTGTTAAACAGATAACCTGTGAGGTAAAAAAGGTCGTTCGCGATAAAATTCTTATCGTAAAACTGACGCCAAACGTAACTAATATAAGCACAATCGCGAAAGTTGCGGTTGACAATGGCGCCGATGCTTTGAGTCTGATTAACACCTTTACCGCAATGGTAATCGACATTGAGACGCGAAAACCTGTGTTGGCGAATCGTACCGGCGGGCTTTCGGGGCCTGCGATAAGGCCGATTGCGGTTTATCTTGTGAATAAAGTGTACAATGAGGTCGCAAAACCGGCAAATATCCCGCTTATAGGCGGGGGCGGAATCCGAACGGCCTCCGACGCTCTGGAATTCATCATTGCCGGCGCGACAGCCGTTACCATAGGCACCGCAAGCTTCATAAATCCAGACTGCGCAAGTAAAATACCGGCCGGAATCAAGGATTATTGCCAAAGACACAATATATCTTCTATTGCCGAACTTATCGGCAGCTTGAAATAA
- a CDS encoding dihydroorotate dehydrogenase electron transfer subunit gives MEHKTPKKGIFNASVLQNRAFSDKYSRITFELEKKAKTIFSKAAAGQFAEIEVAGLALPAQNSIPQQLTDVSQRNVILRRPFSFADVVTGKDSVVVEILYAVVGAATIRMKTLKTGDKVSVIGPLGNGFSLPDKKLAILVAGGMGAPPLVHLSSIIKSQCPDTEIVVFVGTKSVSDLAFFEVKADKFDKKKITLGEFDRHKIKAHISTDDGSAGSKGFVTEILKQWLKENKPDINNTIMYACGPEPMLRASAAVSSEFKIPCQVSLERRMACGTGLCQGCAVKCIDKKTNTEFYKLCCKDGPVFWSDEVVWQ, from the coding sequence ATGGAACATAAAACACCAAAAAAAGGAATCTTTAACGCCTCGGTTCTGCAAAACAGAGCCTTCAGTGATAAATATTCCCGAATCACTTTCGAGCTGGAAAAGAAGGCAAAAACCATATTTTCAAAGGCTGCAGCGGGACAGTTTGCCGAAATTGAGGTAGCCGGCCTTGCTTTACCTGCGCAAAACTCTATTCCACAACAACTTACAGATGTTTCTCAAAGAAACGTCATTCTCCGCAGGCCATTTAGTTTTGCAGATGTTGTTACAGGCAAAGACAGCGTAGTGGTCGAAATTCTTTACGCAGTTGTCGGAGCGGCAACTATTAGAATGAAAACGCTCAAAACCGGCGACAAAGTCAGCGTTATTGGGCCGCTGGGGAATGGGTTTTCACTGCCTGATAAAAAATTAGCAATTTTAGTCGCGGGCGGAATGGGTGCTCCCCCGCTTGTGCATCTTTCCTCTATTATCAAATCGCAATGTCCAGACACAGAAATAGTTGTGTTTGTCGGCACAAAATCTGTTTCTGATTTAGCTTTCTTTGAAGTAAAAGCCGACAAGTTCGACAAGAAAAAAATCACACTCGGCGAATTTGACAGGCACAAAATTAAAGCACACATCAGCACGGACGATGGTTCGGCCGGTTCTAAAGGATTCGTAACAGAAATTTTGAAACAATGGCTCAAAGAAAACAAGCCTGATATTAACAATACTATTATGTATGCCTGCGGGCCGGAGCCGATGCTTCGTGCTTCTGCGGCTGTGAGCAGTGAATTTAAAATCCCCTGCCAAGTCAGTTTAGAGCGTCGAATGGCTTGTGGGACGGGTTTGTGCCAGGGTTGCGCGGTTAAGTGTATTGACAAAAAAACAAATACAGAATTCTACAAACTCTGCTGCAAGGACGGCCCGGTTTTCTGGTCTGATGAAGTGGTATGGCAATAG
- the dacB gene encoding D-alanyl-D-alanine carboxypeptidase/D-alanyl-D-alanine-endopeptidase — MLKITKIITAIIVAAAIGQASFGSNLQQKIEQILARKDQKNVEFTISVIDPQTGSRIYGYNPSKPLTPASNMKLVTGFTALKTLGSDYKFVTKVGLVGGKLVVVGGGDPLLGYDGNDCISPIINALKAKNITQLEVIAVDSSIFENIRVNPNWPLNQLNRDYSCEISGLNYNGNCIKITASVNGGHIVLDKTPNTEFVQLINNVRYVKGAGAIGSNRTEQPNSLIVYGKCGRETSFDVAIENPSLYFGTLLSEAVYRAGISVANSLTEESGVQQPMEIIAQFETPITEVLQHCNKDSLQIAAECMGKMIAVKTNGCQGSWQSERDAVGKYLMSLGADNTEFLLDDGCGLSNANKLSSNVLSLILLDAYKSPLWSTFKPTLAVGGIDGTIKKQFYKEKYKNRVFAKTGYISGVRALSGVCIGASGREYIFSIITNKANYPTKKAISDIVESIIDEG; from the coding sequence ATGTTAAAAATTACAAAGATTATCACAGCAATTATCGTTGCGGCAGCAATTGGGCAGGCTTCTTTTGGCTCAAACCTGCAGCAGAAAATAGAACAAATCCTCGCTCGCAAAGACCAGAAGAACGTCGAGTTTACAATCTCTGTAATCGACCCGCAAACCGGCAGCAGAATCTACGGCTATAATCCGTCAAAGCCTCTGACGCCTGCGTCGAATATGAAACTGGTTACAGGTTTCACCGCGTTGAAAACTCTCGGCAGCGATTATAAATTTGTAACCAAAGTCGGCCTTGTCGGCGGAAAACTTGTCGTCGTCGGCGGAGGCGATCCGCTGCTCGGATACGATGGAAATGATTGCATCAGCCCGATTATCAATGCACTCAAAGCGAAAAATATTACTCAATTGGAAGTAATCGCAGTTGATAGTTCCATTTTCGAAAATATTCGCGTAAATCCAAACTGGCCGTTAAATCAGCTCAACAGAGATTATTCCTGTGAAATTTCCGGCCTTAATTACAACGGCAACTGCATAAAAATCACCGCGTCAGTGAACGGCGGTCATATTGTTTTGGACAAAACGCCGAATACGGAATTTGTTCAACTGATTAATAATGTAAGATATGTCAAAGGCGCCGGTGCTATCGGCTCAAACAGAACAGAACAGCCCAACTCGCTTATAGTTTATGGCAAATGCGGAAGAGAAACTTCATTTGACGTCGCGATCGAGAATCCGAGTTTATATTTCGGCACACTTCTTTCCGAAGCTGTTTATAGAGCCGGTATAAGCGTAGCTAACTCGCTGACAGAAGAAAGCGGCGTTCAGCAGCCGATGGAAATCATCGCGCAATTCGAGACGCCGATTACGGAAGTTTTACAGCACTGCAATAAAGACAGTTTGCAAATTGCGGCAGAATGTATGGGAAAAATGATTGCCGTAAAGACAAACGGCTGTCAGGGAAGCTGGCAGAGTGAAAGAGACGCTGTTGGCAAATATCTGATGTCGCTCGGCGCTGATAATACTGAATTTTTGCTTGATGACGGCTGCGGATTGAGCAATGCAAATAAACTTTCATCAAATGTTCTTTCGCTGATTCTGCTGGACGCGTACAAAAGTCCGCTTTGGTCAACGTTCAAGCCGACGCTTGCCGTTGGCGGTATTGACGGAACAATCAAAAAACAATTCTATAAAGAGAAATATAAGAACAGAGTCTTTGCCAAAACCGGTTACATCAGCGGTGTCAGGGCTCTTTCAGGCGTCTGTATCGGAGCGAGCGGCAGAGAATATATTTTCTCAATCATTACAAATAAGGCGAACTATCCCACCAAAAAAGCCATATCCGATATCGTCGAATCAATCATCGACGAAGGGTAA
- a CDS encoding AraC family transcriptional regulator produces the protein MADSEKIAAQIRCWLENNQITKVFFANSVTKPPVLSYMVNFPLLSIVLDGCYEIEIEQAGQPSILSIEKGQAVFAPPNCWERPTWKKPVRVAMFLFGKKLTGISLISSDGTSESSIIAEKIPINRPVAGPAAKILQSILEFNNTASQFSAYPQLVQAMAACCLDMLNTKTEVTVRKANFLFDEICSYMQHNFQNEITRDSVAAEFKITPNHLSRLFRKEGLMRFCDYLTYVRIDRAKFMLSKYDMTLSEIAGRCGFSDVAYFCRIFKKIVKKTPTQYKLSSRIHL, from the coding sequence ATGGCTGATTCAGAAAAAATAGCTGCTCAAATACGCTGCTGGCTCGAAAACAACCAAATTACAAAGGTTTTTTTCGCGAACAGCGTTACAAAACCTCCGGTTTTAAGTTACATGGTTAACTTCCCACTGCTGTCGATTGTGCTTGACGGATGTTATGAGATTGAGATAGAGCAGGCCGGCCAACCGAGCATATTAAGCATTGAAAAAGGACAGGCTGTATTTGCTCCGCCAAATTGCTGGGAGAGACCGACATGGAAAAAGCCTGTGCGGGTTGCGATGTTTTTGTTTGGAAAAAAACTGACAGGAATAAGTTTAATCAGCAGCGACGGCACTTCGGAGTCGTCGATTATTGCTGAAAAAATTCCGATAAATCGACCTGTTGCCGGCCCGGCCGCGAAAATTTTGCAGTCTATTTTGGAGTTTAATAATACCGCTTCACAATTTTCCGCTTATCCGCAGCTTGTTCAGGCGATGGCTGCATGCTGTCTTGATATGCTGAACACAAAAACAGAAGTAACTGTGCGAAAAGCGAATTTTTTATTTGATGAAATCTGCTCGTATATGCAGCACAATTTTCAAAATGAAATTACACGAGACAGTGTAGCTGCGGAGTTTAAAATAACGCCAAATCACCTTTCGAGGCTTTTTAGAAAGGAAGGCCTGATGCGGTTTTGTGATTATTTAACGTATGTGCGAATAGACAGAGCCAAATTTATGCTGTCAAAATATGATATGACTCTTTCTGAAATTGCCGGCCGATGCGGCTTTTCTGATGTCGCTTATTTTTGCAGAATATTCAAAAAAATTGTCAAGAAAACACCGACCCAGTACAAATTAAGCTCTCGTATACACCTTTAA
- a CDS encoding fructose-specific PTS transporter subunit EIIC: protein MKEFIVKHKQYLLSGVSFAIPFIACGGILIAAAIALAPMGATGPDFSNSPKLQVILDIGVTSFKLMLPVLAGYISYAIAGKPGLVAGFIGGFLSGEINAGFLGALLAGIIAGHIVNLIKKLPVPKILKPVMPILIIPIISSLAIGILMMKVIGVPIADFMVFLGEWLKGLSAGNAVVLAVLLGAMIAFDMGGPVNKAAFFFGAAMIKEGNAFVMGSVAAAICTPPLGMGLATLLGRKMWDEQEKEAGIAALGMGLMGITEGAIPFAASDPFRVIPCIMVGSITAAVIAMLGKAQDHAPHGGPIVLPVVDNKILYVIAILCGTFVTAVLINLVKKITSAKKGA, encoded by the coding sequence ATGAAAGAGTTTATAGTAAAACACAAGCAGTATCTTCTTAGCGGCGTTTCTTTTGCAATTCCGTTTATTGCCTGTGGCGGTATTTTGATAGCGGCGGCAATAGCCCTTGCACCAATGGGGGCGACAGGACCTGATTTTTCAAACTCGCCCAAATTACAAGTTATTCTGGATATCGGTGTAACATCTTTTAAGCTGATGTTGCCTGTGCTTGCCGGGTACATATCCTATGCGATTGCAGGCAAGCCCGGTCTGGTGGCCGGTTTTATTGGTGGTTTTCTTTCGGGTGAAATTAACGCAGGTTTTCTTGGCGCTCTTCTGGCGGGCATAATAGCAGGGCATATCGTTAATCTTATAAAGAAACTGCCGGTTCCAAAAATACTTAAACCTGTTATGCCGATTTTAATCATTCCAATTATTTCATCTCTGGCAATCGGAATACTGATGATGAAAGTAATAGGTGTGCCCATTGCGGACTTTATGGTTTTTCTGGGCGAATGGCTCAAGGGGTTGAGTGCCGGTAATGCTGTTGTGCTTGCGGTATTGTTGGGGGCTATGATAGCGTTCGATATGGGCGGGCCTGTCAACAAGGCGGCGTTTTTCTTCGGCGCGGCAATGATAAAAGAAGGAAACGCTTTTGTTATGGGCTCTGTAGCGGCGGCAATATGCACTCCTCCGTTGGGAATGGGACTTGCGACACTGCTTGGCAGAAAAATGTGGGATGAACAGGAAAAAGAGGCCGGCATCGCTGCTTTGGGTATGGGGCTTATGGGCATTACGGAAGGCGCAATACCTTTCGCTGCGTCCGACCCGTTCCGTGTTATTCCCTGCATAATGGTTGGTTCTATTACCGCCGCGGTTATCGCGATGCTCGGCAAGGCACAGGATCACGCGCCGCACGGCGGGCCGATAGTTCTGCCGGTTGTGGATAATAAAATTCTCTACGTCATAGCAATATTATGCGGTACGTTTGTAACCGCGGTATTAATAAATCTGGTGAAGAAAATAACTTCCGCTAAAAAAGGAGCGTAA
- a CDS encoding PTS fructose transporter subunit IIB, whose translation MKFVAITACPTGVAHTYMAAEQLAKTAKKLGHEIKVETQGAMGIENELTDKDIASADAVIFAVDIMIEKEERFDNIPKIRASVQEAIKNPEAVFSRQAK comes from the coding sequence ATGAAATTTGTTGCGATAACAGCTTGTCCGACTGGTGTGGCTCATACGTATATGGCTGCTGAACAGCTTGCAAAAACAGCGAAAAAGCTTGGACACGAAATAAAAGTCGAAACGCAGGGCGCGATGGGGATTGAGAACGAACTTACTGACAAGGACATAGCCTCTGCTGATGCGGTGATTTTTGCCGTTGATATTATGATCGAAAAAGAAGAACGCTTTGACAATATTCCAAAAATCAGGGCGTCCGTGCAGGAGGCAATTAAAAATCCTGAAGCTGTTTTCTCGCGTCAGGCAAAATAA